From a single Calothrix sp. NIES-2098 genomic region:
- a CDS encoding ATPase produces MRIQQISVSGLFGIFDHVIPLNMDERITIIHGPNGFGKTAILRILNSLFNSQHSELIAIPFRRFRVEFDNSSSFEITKKVDDLEDWENSDVIFTFYQLGSEPLSFYLQQKKALDDVDTISISGRTSTIILYKYLEILNKNVSSAIVKSKEEPEWLDNLKRNIYIRLIESQRLLNFVANDTSRAERETPSILSTVSAYSDELAKLMQDKFKEYGTISQALDRTFPLRVVKQQPSADLTDEQLRHQLNELEATRTRLIEVGLLDKDEDTEFQIQPQDIDESTKNALSVYVEDVEKKLSVFEEIASKIELLRKIINNKFAYSYKEINFSKDKGFVITTRYNSHVSNSKVLSPTDLSSGEQHELVLLYELLFKVKPNSLVLIDEPELSLHVGWQIQFLKDLQEITKLADLDILMATHSPDIIQDRWDLTVELKGPEK; encoded by the coding sequence ATGCGAATTCAGCAAATTTCCGTCAGTGGCTTATTTGGAATTTTTGATCATGTAATTCCATTGAATATGGATGAACGAATCACCATCATTCACGGGCCAAATGGTTTTGGTAAAACAGCGATATTGAGAATATTGAATAGTTTGTTCAATTCTCAGCACTCAGAATTGATAGCTATACCGTTTAGAAGGTTTCGAGTTGAATTTGATAATAGTAGTAGTTTTGAAATAACAAAAAAAGTTGATGATCTAGAAGACTGGGAAAATAGTGATGTTATTTTCACATTTTATCAGCTTGGTTCTGAGCCACTCTCTTTTTATTTGCAGCAAAAAAAGGCTCTTGATGATGTTGATACAATATCAATAAGTGGCCGAACAAGTACTATAATTTTATATAAATATCTAGAGATTTTAAATAAGAATGTATCGTCTGCAATAGTCAAGTCAAAAGAAGAGCCTGAGTGGTTAGACAATTTGAAACGCAATATTTATATTCGCCTCATTGAATCACAACGTTTGCTTAACTTTGTTGCTAATGATACTTCCAGAGCAGAGCGTGAAACCCCATCAATATTGTCAACTGTGTCTGCTTACTCTGATGAACTTGCTAAACTGATGCAAGATAAATTTAAGGAATACGGCACAATATCTCAAGCTCTTGACAGAACTTTTCCACTTAGAGTGGTGAAGCAACAGCCATCCGCAGATTTAACAGATGAACAACTTCGTCATCAACTAAACGAACTTGAAGCTACACGTACTCGGCTTATAGAAGTAGGTCTTTTAGATAAAGATGAGGATACAGAATTTCAAATCCAGCCTCAAGATATAGATGAAAGTACTAAAAATGCTTTGTCTGTATATGTTGAGGATGTAGAAAAGAAGCTGAGTGTTTTTGAGGAAATAGCAAGCAAAATCGAGTTATTAAGGAAGATTATTAATAATAAGTTTGCTTACTCCTACAAAGAAATAAACTTTAGTAAAGACAAGGGATTTGTAATTACAACGCGATATAACTCCCATGTATCTAATTCAAAAGTTCTTTCGCCAACAGATTTATCATCTGGCGAACAACATGAACTAGTTCTGCTATATGAACTACTATTTAAAGTTAAGCCTAACTCTCTAGTATTAATTGATGAGCCTGAACTATCTCTTCACGTAGGATGGCAAATTCAGTTTTTAAAGGATTTGCAAGAAATCACAAAGCTTGCTGACCTAGATATTCTCATGGCTACTCATTCACCAGATATCATTCAAGATCGCTGGGATTTGACAGTTGAACTGAAAGGGCCAGAAAAGTGA